The genome window AAATGTGAACAGGTAAAACTGAATTTCGATCTTGATCAAAGCATTGCTCAATTTAGTCCTGAGCAACAGGGTTTTGCTAGTAATGAATTTCCATATGCTCAGTATAAGACTTCTCTTGATGAAGGTACTTGGGATCTGAAAAAGAAAAAGATCTTCATGAAAATGCCGGAAGGAGGAAACATTAATAAATCATATTTCTACTCTACAAGGCCAGATCAGGATAGCTTGGTGTTTAATGCCACCGATGCAGTTTATGACATGGAAAAACTAACACTTAACGTTTACGGAATTCCTTATATTAAAGTAGCAGACGGGCTTGTGTATCCAGATAGCAGTAAGGTAATAGTGGAGGAGAATGCGGTTATGCGTACATTAAAAAACGCAAGGATAGTACTTGATTCCGTTACCAAATATCACAATTTGTATGATGGTATTATTGACATTGAGGGTAGAAAGAAATTCGCAGGAGAGGCAACTTACCAATATGTTAACCTGGGTGCAGACACCCTTTCATTCAAATTCCAGGATTTCAGACTCGTGGAATCCGAGAAGAAGAAAGAAGGAGCACATACGGTGGCAATGGGTGCTATCAGGGAAGAAGACAGCTTGGAAGTGGCACCAAAAATACTTTATAAAGGTAAAGTCACCCTTTTTGCAGAAAAGAAATTCCTTGCCTTTGATGGTTTCCTGAAGCTGGATCTTAAAGGAGCACTGAGCTATTCTCAATGGCTGAAGTATAATAATGACGGGTCTAATGCAGACGTTGTAATTAATGTGGACAATGCTGTTGCTGGAAATGGAACACCATTAACAACAGGTATGTACTTTGACACCAGATCCAACGAGATGTATACTACATTTATCTCACAAAAGAGAAATCAGCTGGATCATGATATCTTCAGCACCAAGGGAGTACTTGAGTATATTGCACAAAAAGGATTGTTCCGTGTAGGACTTCCGGATAGACTTTCTGGCAAAACAAAACAGGGTAGCATTTTCTCATATGATGATGCTAATTCCACTTCAGAATTTTCAGGAAGATTTAATCTTCTTAAAGAAAATAAGAATATTACCCTGGATGCAGCAGGTTTTGGAAAATCAGATCTTACAAATTTTAAAAATGAATTCAATACAATATTGTCATTCAATTTTAAGGTTAATTCTTCTGTGCTAACAGCTGTTGGTAAAAATATGAAGACAATGTCCGCTGCTTTCCCATTAGATACTTCTGAGACATCGGAAAAAATATTTGCAAGAGACACTGTTTTGGTTTACAAGCTTGCAGAACTAATAGGAAATTCCGGAGCAGAAAAGTATAAAAGTCAAAAATCTCTTGGGTACGCACCACTGGCAATGATTGACAGCGATTTTGGGAAAAATGTGGTGTTCTCTGATGTAAATCTGAAATGGTCTACAGAGTATAAAGCGTTTTATAGTGTAGGTACCATATATGTGTCAAATATTTTAAAAGATGATATAAATAAGGCAATGCCTGGGCATATCGAGATTAAGAAGACGCCTAAAGGAGATGTGATAAATATCTATCTCGAAGCAGGTCCTCATTCCTGGTATTACATTACTTATGATGACAACAGGTTTGCAGTGACATCTTCCAATGATGAAGTAAATTCAATATTAGCCGGAAAATCAAAAGGTGAAATGGCTGATCGTTCAAAATTCTTCTATGTCAAAGCTGAACCAGTTGAAAAAACCAGGTTTGTGACAATGTTTAAGGAAAGATATCTTGGAATTCAGGAAGACTTGAACGAATCTATTCCAGAAAGTCAGGAATACGAGCAGGAGGAGGCTCCTCAAGAGGAAGTACAGGAAGAAGCTCCGGCAGAGGAAACCCCCGCTGTAGGAGAGGAACCTGCAGAAGAATCTCCAGCGAAGAAATCTAAACCTGCTAAAAAAGGTAAAGAAGACACCAAGAGCTATGATAAATATAAACTTCCAGATCAGAATCTTGACCAGGGAGAAGAGGCTCCTGCAGGAGGAGATAAGCCAGATCCTTCAATGGAGGACAGAAAAAAACAGCAACAGGATCAACAAAAGATGAAAAACTTATTCGGAAATTAACATCTCTGGAATTTTCCTTTGAAGATTTTGGTTTGGACAAAAGAGATTAAAAATCAATATTGGTTTTTAATCTCTTTTGTTTTATTGATCAAATTTGGTATTTTTCAAAAATTAACAATTTGTTAAGATTACACGTAAATAAGAAACATGAGCATATTATTTATAACAATCGGAATTGTTTTTGCCTACCTGATAGGGTCACTTCCTACAGCAATATGGTATGGTAAAGCTTTCTTTGGTCTGGATGTGAGGGATTTCGGAAGCGGAAACGCAGGAGCAACAAATACGTTCAGGGTAATGGGGAAAAGAGCTGGCATTATTGTTATGCTGGTGGATATATTAAAAGGATGGACTGCAACCAACAGTGCATTTTTTCTTGCATATTATAATTTGATCGATCATCAGGACCTTGTCTTATACAAGCTTTTTTTCGGATTGGCGGCAGTGGCAGGACATATTTTTCCTGTTTATGAAAGATTTAAAGGAGGAAAAGGTGTTGCGACGCTTTTGGGAATGATATTATCTATACAATCTGAAGCTGCTCTTCTTTGCATTTTGGTATTTCTGGTTGTATTTCTGATATTTAAATACGTATCTCTTGGCTCTATGACCTCGGCATTGGCATTCCCTATTTTGTTATGCCTTCCAAGGTTTAGCCCAAATCAGCCCATTGTAGTACTTTTTGCTTTTGCAATTTTTGCTTTGGTTGTTATCACTCACCAGAAAAATATTGTCCGTCTTCTTCACGGTGAGGAGAATAAAGCAAAAATCAGAATCAGAAGGCGTTAAAATTATTATGGGGCCAAATAAATGGCCCCCCCACAATTATCCTTCATAGAGCCTGTTACTGAGCTCAAACTGTTCACTTCATTTCTCCATCTCAGGGTTCCTAAAAAGGCAAATATTAAAGCCTCTTTGAATGAGACTATTTTAGGTTCAGGAACAATAAATTCAATTCCATTTCCAGACTTTTCCTGAAAAAGCTCAACAAGGAATTCATTAAAAGCTCCCCCTCCGGTAATTAGAACCTTGTTATTTTCTGAAATTTTATTCTTTTTAATAATGTCGGTTACTTTTTCTGCAATATGATGGCAAAAGGTGTTTAGCAAATTTTCAATGCTGTCTTTTGTGTTTTCTATCAAAGGAATAAAAAGATTGTCAACATGTTCTTTTCCAAGGGATTTTGGAATAGGTTGAGAATAGTAATCAATTTCGGAAAGAGCTTCCAGAAGTTTCTTGTTGGCGGTACCTGCCCTAGCCAAAGCTCCTCCTTTATCAAATAAAAGCCGCTTATGTGCTGCCAATAAATTTAAGACCATATTTGCAGGGCAGATATCAAAGGCGATTCTTTTGCCAGAATTGTCGTCGTAGGAGATATTTGCAATGCCACCAAGATTCAGACAAAAGTCAAATTCTTTAAATAATAATTTATCTCCAATCGGAACTAAAGGCGCTCCCTGCCCCCTGAGCGCTACATCCAATGATCTGAAATCACAGACTACAGGAAGATTGCTTGCCGCCGCAACTGCAGCGCCATTTCCAATCTGAGTGGTAAATCTATTTTCTGGCTGATGAAAAATTGTATGGCCGTGGGAAGAAATAAAATCAACAGATAGATTTATTTTATTAAGAAAGTTTTTTACTGCATCTCCCTGAAAATATCCAAATTCAAAATCCAGCCTGGCAAGACTTTCTGCAGAGCCTTTCATCACATTTTTCAAATTGTTTCTGCGTGCTTCGTCATATTCGAAAGTTATAGCTTCCAGTATTTCATAGCTCCATTTATTCTCTTTAAGTTCAAATTTACAAACGGCGATATCCAGTCCGTCGAGAGATGTTCCGGACATGAGTCCTGCAACGATATAGGTATTTTTCATGATTTAAACTTCAAACAAATGGGATAAAATGAAACAGCTTCGCAAATTTTATTATTATTTTTGAATTTATGAACCTGGTTATTGATTCTGGCAATACATTAATAAAACTCGGATTATTTGAAAATGGTATTCTTGAAAAAGTTTTTACTACGAATGATTATAATCAACTGGCAAGAATAATTTCGGGATTTGATATAGAAAGATCAATTATAAGTAGTGTAAGGAAAGATCAGGACATAATTAAAGAGAAAATTTCATTTAAAGTAAATCCTCTTTTGCTAAGTTCCGAACTTCAGTTCCCTTTTAAAAATAATTATGAAACTCCTCAAACTCTTGGACCTGATAGAATTGCGGGCATTGCAGGAGCTTATCATCTATATCCCGGAAAATCCAATCTGGTTATTGATGCTGGCACTTGTATTACCTATGATTTTATTGATAGAGAAAAAAATTATTATGGAGGAGCAATTTCTCCTGGAATATCCATACGATTTAAGGCGTTAAATACGTTTACAGCAGGCTTACCCCTGGTAGAGAAAGAAGAAAATATTTCCTTTATCGGAAAAAGTTCAAAGGGATCTATTCTGAGTGGAGTTTTAAATGGCGCTACTGCCGAAATTCAAGGCATGATTGGGGAGTTTAAAAAAAATGATCAGGAATTGAATGTAATAATGTGTGGTGGTGATGCAAGATTTTTTGAAAGAAGATTAAAAGAAGCCATCTTTGTGGTTCCCGATTTGGTTTTAATTGGGTTAAATAGCATTTTGGAATATAATGAGAGATTTTTATAGGATTTTACTAGCACTCCTGATTTCTTTAACAGCTTTTCAGGCAACAGCTCAGTTAACGGAAAATTCACCCTATTCACGCTTTGGTTTGGGAGACCTTTATCCCTCCGGTAGCATCAGGAATATTGGAATGGCAGGCGTTGGGGTTGCATCTCCTAACCTTGAGTACATCAACTTCCTGAACCCTGCCCTACTTCCAACCAATAGAAGGCTAAACCTGGATACAACAATTAAATATACCATGTTTGAAGGTGCTTTGTATGGGGTAGGAAGATCGATAAGTGATGGTGCACTTAAGCAACAGAGCAAATCAGTCAACTTTCAATATCTGAATATTGCTTTTCCAGTTTCTAATCGTTGGACAACAAGTATTAGCCTTAATCCATACAGCAATATGAGTTACGATTATCATTCCGGATTTGATACAGCCGGATTAGCTGTAAGCACTTCTAATATTGGTACAGGTGGACTTTATACAGTTAACTTTGCAAATGGTGTGGATTTAACCAGAAATTTCTCAGCAGGCTTGACTGCGTCATATGTTTTTGGTTCAACGAACGAGGAATATTTTACTCAACTTACATCTCTTGACCTTTCTGTTCAAGATCAGAAATATGGAATTAATCAGAGAACTTCTTATTCCGGATTTAATTTTAAGCCAGGTCTAGCATACAGAAATATATTCAAAACTGCAGTTAAAGAAGAAGAAGAGCACATTTATTATAACCTTGGTGCTACCTATGATTTTTCGGGTGGTTTAACTTCTAGAAGGGAGTTGACCAGACAGATAAGAAGCAATTTAAATGCTGTAAATGAGGATACGATTATCAGCAATACTAAAATGCATGCAGTGCTTCCGTCAAAACTTACAGTGGGTTTTAGTATCGACAAGCCTGTTTATTGGAGTGTTGGTGTTGATTTTACTTATTTAAGTTATAGTAAATACAAAAATTTTGATGCAGGAATAGATAATTTTAAAAATGGCTATAAAATTGCTCTTGGGGGTGAATACAAACTGAAGGGGCAGGAAGTGATGAAAATGCCAATTTTAAGGGCTGGACTTTCTTACCAGAAAACGCCTTTTTATTTTAATGGAACTCAACTAAATGATTTTTCTGTTTCACTAGGCGGTTCAATACCTGTTGGCCGCAAAGACCCAAGATATAAGTCCAAACCATTGTCAAGACTGAATATCGCTTTGGTTGCTGGCCAGAGAGGCACAACCAATGATGGACTTATTCGTGACAGGTATTTCCAGGTATATCTTAGTTTCCAGACTATTGACAAATGGTTTGAGCGCAGAAGAATTGAATAATGTTAATGAGAAAAGTCTTTTTATTTTTAACAGCCACAATAATTTTCTTTTCCTGTCAAAAGGTTAAAACCTATGAACAGCTAAAGCCTTATGATGGTCCGGTAATGGAAGTGAATGATATAGAAACAATTTATTCAGATTCCTCGGTCGTAAGGGTAAGATTAAAAGCCCCCAAAGAATTAGAATTACAAAATGGAGATAGGTTGTTTCCAAAAGGGGTATTTATTGAATTTTTTGACAAAAATGGCGTTAAAACGTCTACGTTGAAAGGAAATTCAGGGAAACTGGAAAAGGAAAGGAACCTTTACAATGTTAAAGGAGCCGTCGAAATTAAAAGTATAGAGCAGAAGAAGAAAATGAATAGTGAAGAATTATTCTGGGATCCAGGTAAGGATGAAGTTTACTGTGATACAAATACTTTTGTAACTATTACGACACCTACAGAAATCCTGATGGGAAAGGGCCTTAAAACAAATCAGAATTTTACCTCCTATAAAATTTTGCATCCTACAGGAGTTATTGACGTGACTGAATAAATTTGAGTATGAAACTTCTGGGAACAATAATATTTTCATTAGGCGTTGTGTTCCTGCTTACGGGAATTCATCAGGCAATGACAGTAGGATTCAAAGAAAGCTACTGGCTTTTCATGTTATGTTTCATGATGCTGATGTTTTTTCAATGGGTGAAATCCAAAAGTCCTGAAAAGCAAGAGTATAAAGAGAAGTCAGAATCTTCGAAGAAAGTTAGGGTTAAGAAATAAATAATTTTATTTCAGAGGTTTATTGATTTTGATTTTGAAAATTAATAATAGTATTTTTGCGGTTCTTTAAAAGAAATTATAATTAAGCAATGGCAATTTTTAACAAAATTAATCAGCATTCCGGGGTTGTTGTAGGAATCGTGGCCGTAGGTCTGGTTCTTTTCTTGGTGGGAGGCGAGGTTTTCGGACCAAATTCCTATTTCCGTAACAGATCCAAAAATGTAGGAGAAATCGCCGGAAAAAGTGTTTCCGCTGAGGATTTCCAAAAAAAGGTAGACGAAACAGAAGCTGACTATGTCCTGAGAACAGGAAGAAGTGTTGGCGAAAGTGAAAGACCTTCTATTATTGAACAGGCATGGAATGCAAAAATATTTGATATTGCTTATGCAAAGCAGTTTGAGAAACTTGGCCTAACCGTTACTAACGACGAGTTATACGACATGGTTCAAGGTGAGCATATTCACCCTACTGTTATCCAGTTATTTTCTAATCCTCAGACACAACAATTCGATAAAGCTTTCCTAAAAGAATTCTTTAACAAATTTAAAGAAAGAGATCCTCGTGATCAGCAACTTTGGTACAGCATTGAAAGAGGCATTAAAGAAGAAAGACTTAGAACAAAGTATCTTAACCTTTTCAGAAAATCTGTTTATGTGACTTCTGAAGAAGCAAAAAGAGACTATAATAGTCAGAATACTAAAGCGGAGGCTAAATATTTATATGTTCCTTTTTATGCCGTTGCGGACAGCCTTGTAAAAGTAACTGACGATATGTTGTCTGATTACCTGAACAAGCATAAGAATGAATTCAAAGTTGAAGCAGGAAGATCATTTGACTATGTTACTTTCAGCATTAAACCAAGTGCAGAGGATAGCGCAGCGTTTAAACAAGAACTAGCGGAAGTTAAAAAGGAATTTGCAACTTCTCAGAATGACACCTTATTTATTCAGACAAATTCTGATAATCCGGTTCCTCCTTCATTCAAAACTTTCGGAGAACTACCTGAAGAGTTGAAAAACATAGCCAACAATGTTGTTATTGATAGCATTTATGGTCCTTTTGTTACTG of Sporocytophaga myxococcoides DSM 11118 contains these proteins:
- the lptC gene encoding LPS export ABC transporter periplasmic protein LptC, with the protein product MRKVFLFLTATIIFFSCQKVKTYEQLKPYDGPVMEVNDIETIYSDSSVVRVRLKAPKELELQNGDRLFPKGVFIEFFDKNGVKTSTLKGNSGKLEKERNLYNVKGAVEIKSIEQKKKMNSEELFWDPGKDEVYCDTNTFVTITTPTEILMGKGLKTNQNFTSYKILHPTGVIDVTE
- the plsY gene encoding glycerol-3-phosphate 1-O-acyltransferase PlsY, translating into MSILFITIGIVFAYLIGSLPTAIWYGKAFFGLDVRDFGSGNAGATNTFRVMGKRAGIIVMLVDILKGWTATNSAFFLAYYNLIDHQDLVLYKLFFGLAAVAGHIFPVYERFKGGKGVATLLGMILSIQSEAALLCILVFLVVFLIFKYVSLGSMTSALAFPILLCLPRFSPNQPIVVLFAFAIFALVVITHQKNIVRLLHGEENKAKIRIRRR
- a CDS encoding type III pantothenate kinase, which encodes MNLVIDSGNTLIKLGLFENGILEKVFTTNDYNQLARIISGFDIERSIISSVRKDQDIIKEKISFKVNPLLLSSELQFPFKNNYETPQTLGPDRIAGIAGAYHLYPGKSNLVIDAGTCITYDFIDREKNYYGGAISPGISIRFKALNTFTAGLPLVEKEENISFIGKSSKGSILSGVLNGATAEIQGMIGEFKKNDQELNVIMCGGDARFFERRLKEAIFVVPDLVLIGLNSILEYNERFL
- a CDS encoding anhydro-N-acetylmuramic acid kinase, producing MKNTYIVAGLMSGTSLDGLDIAVCKFELKENKWSYEILEAITFEYDEARRNNLKNVMKGSAESLARLDFEFGYFQGDAVKNFLNKINLSVDFISSHGHTIFHQPENRFTTQIGNGAAVAAASNLPVVCDFRSLDVALRGQGAPLVPIGDKLLFKEFDFCLNLGGIANISYDDNSGKRIAFDICPANMVLNLLAAHKRLLFDKGGALARAGTANKKLLEALSEIDYYSQPIPKSLGKEHVDNLFIPLIENTKDSIENLLNTFCHHIAEKVTDIIKKNKISENNKVLITGGGAFNEFLVELFQEKSGNGIEFIVPEPKIVSFKEALIFAFLGTLRWRNEVNSLSSVTGSMKDNCGGAIYLAP